In Haloplanus rubicundus, one DNA window encodes the following:
- a CDS encoding RNA-guided endonuclease InsQ/TnpB family protein: protein MTELTKTLELKLVDPNAHKRRKLCETREVYQQALRDAFDAGCTTQTEANDVVVTYDLSGYAKNALKKYVPQLTTTYNAGDLHDDHPVRFTTEGLRLDHQPENAIEWYVKIPHHEDYHLWMPAQPNPDQRDWLEALNAGDAEMGESRLFQRDGTWYLHVTATRDVEDSSEASDDERTPVGVDIGEASLVTVCHRDDHGSPIRPELWADEGKTVRRLRKTYFSATRRLQERGSDRLVESFGDDLWNQIDDVLHRVTREVVEYAESVENPVLVLEDLTYIRESMDYGEYMNRRLHGWGFAKLHAQIRYKAVEKGIPVETVNPRNTSKECHACGEVGYRPKQATFRCTNDDCWMGEYQADVNGAINIADRYLSGESRSREHPNDDDSAEDGARLTAPQDSQADAETQQSTLGTDAS from the coding sequence ATGACCGAACTCACCAAGACGCTGGAACTGAAACTGGTAGACCCGAACGCACACAAACGGCGGAAACTCTGCGAGACGCGGGAGGTCTACCAGCAGGCCCTTCGAGATGCGTTCGACGCTGGTTGCACAACCCAGACCGAAGCGAACGACGTGGTAGTCACCTACGACCTGTCGGGGTACGCGAAGAACGCCCTCAAGAAGTACGTCCCGCAGTTGACGACGACGTACAACGCGGGCGACCTTCACGATGACCACCCCGTTCGGTTCACCACCGAGGGGCTACGCCTCGACCACCAGCCCGAGAACGCTATCGAGTGGTACGTCAAAATCCCGCACCACGAGGACTACCACCTCTGGATGCCAGCACAGCCGAACCCCGACCAACGGGACTGGTTGGAAGCGTTGAACGCCGGTGACGCGGAGATGGGTGAGAGTCGGCTGTTCCAGCGGGACGGGACGTGGTATCTCCACGTCACCGCCACCCGCGACGTGGAGGACAGTTCCGAGGCGTCCGACGACGAACGGACGCCTGTCGGAGTGGACATCGGGGAAGCGTCACTCGTCACGGTGTGTCACCGCGACGACCACGGGTCTCCGATCCGCCCCGAACTGTGGGCCGATGAAGGGAAGACCGTTCGTCGGCTCCGCAAGACCTACTTCAGCGCTACGCGACGGCTTCAGGAACGCGGAAGCGACCGTCTCGTTGAGTCGTTCGGTGACGACCTGTGGAATCAAATAGACGACGTGTTGCACCGTGTCACCCGCGAAGTCGTAGAATACGCCGAATCCGTCGAGAATCCCGTTCTGGTTCTGGAAGACCTGACGTACATTCGGGAGTCGATGGACTACGGCGAGTACATGAACCGCCGTCTCCACGGATGGGGATTCGCCAAACTCCACGCGCAGATACGGTACAAGGCCGTCGAGAAGGGGATTCCCGTCGAGACGGTGAACCCACGCAACACGTCGAAGGAGTGCCACGCGTGCGGTGAAGTCGGGTATCGCCCGAAGCAGGCGACGTTCAGGTGTACGAACGACGACTGCTGGATGGGCGAGTACCAAGCAGACGTGAACGGGGCAATAAACATCGCAGACCGCTACCTCAGCGGAGAGAGTCGTTCCAGAGAACACCCGAACGACGATGACTCGGCTGAGGATGGGGCGCGTTTGACCGCGCCACAAGACAGTCAAGCCGATGCTGAAACCCAGCAGTCGACGCTTGGAACAGATGCGTCTTGA
- a CDS encoding acetamidase/formamidase family protein has protein sequence MSQQIQQELDVDRFTLGLVGPDQEWAGTVADGGTVRTHTPPACWGPMITPEFRGGHEVTRPIRVENAEPGDALVVRIRDVEVTSVATSTGSMAEREGAFGDDPFVDHRCPECGTEWPESVVEGIGEESIKCAECGANASSFGFEFGYTVAFDDDRSVGLAVGDEGATDLAERADEAMALPEHSRQHPILLYKPDEIPGTLGHLRPFIGNIGTTPPREFPDSHNAGDFGQFLIGAGHDWGLPDEEALADRTDGHMDSNDVRPGATLICPVKIDGAGLYVGDLHANQGDGELSLHTTDVSGRTELEVEVIKGLDIDGPLLLPNEADLPPIAKPYTDADRETGAELADQYGVDEVVDAAPIQVIGSGATINDATDNAFDRAGTLLDMTEGEVRARCTFSGGVEIARLPGVVQLSMLAPMEKLAAVGLADTVRAQYDL, from the coding sequence ATGTCCCAGCAGATTCAGCAAGAACTCGACGTGGACCGATTCACGCTCGGCCTCGTCGGCCCGGACCAGGAGTGGGCGGGGACGGTCGCCGACGGCGGGACGGTACGCACCCACACCCCGCCGGCGTGTTGGGGGCCGATGATCACCCCCGAGTTCCGCGGGGGCCACGAAGTGACCCGTCCCATCCGGGTCGAGAACGCCGAACCCGGCGACGCGCTCGTCGTCCGGATCAGGGACGTCGAGGTGACGAGCGTCGCCACGAGCACCGGGAGTATGGCCGAACGCGAGGGGGCCTTCGGCGACGACCCCTTCGTCGACCACCGCTGTCCCGAGTGTGGGACCGAGTGGCCAGAGAGCGTCGTCGAGGGCATCGGCGAGGAGTCGATCAAATGCGCGGAGTGTGGCGCCAACGCCTCCTCCTTCGGCTTCGAGTTCGGCTACACCGTCGCCTTCGACGACGACCGCTCGGTCGGCTTGGCCGTCGGCGACGAGGGGGCGACCGACCTCGCGGAGCGCGCCGACGAGGCGATGGCCCTGCCCGAACACTCCCGCCAGCACCCCATCCTCCTCTACAAACCCGACGAGATTCCGGGCACGCTCGGCCATCTCAGACCGTTCATCGGCAACATCGGTACGACGCCACCCCGCGAGTTCCCGGACTCCCACAACGCCGGCGACTTCGGGCAGTTCCTCATCGGCGCCGGTCACGACTGGGGGCTGCCGGACGAGGAGGCGCTGGCGGACCGCACCGACGGCCACATGGACTCGAACGACGTGCGCCCGGGCGCGACGCTGATCTGTCCGGTGAAAATCGACGGTGCCGGCCTCTACGTCGGCGACCTGCACGCCAATCAGGGCGACGGCGAACTCTCCCTGCATACGACGGACGTGAGCGGGCGGACCGAACTGGAGGTGGAGGTGATCAAGGGACTGGACATCGACGGGCCGCTCCTCCTCCCCAACGAGGCGGACCTGCCGCCCATCGCCAAACCCTACACCGACGCCGACCGCGAGACGGGCGCCGAGTTGGCCGACCAGTACGGCGTCGACGAGGTAGTCGACGCAGCGCCCATCCAGGTGATCGGCTCGGGCGCGACGATCAACGACGCCACCGACAACGCGTTCGACCGCGCCGGCACACTGCTGGACATGACCGAAGGCGAGGTTCGCGCCCGGTGTACGTTCTCCGGCGGCGTCGAGATCGCGCGTCTCCCCGGTGTGGTCCAGCTGTCGATGCTGGCGCCGATGGAGAAACTGGCGGCGGTGGGGCTGGCCGACACCGTACGGGCGCAGTACGACCTGTAG
- a CDS encoding ubiquitin-like small modifier protein 1 produces MELTVYGPLRAATGTKRVRVDPDGGTVRAVVEAVVTAYPRAESHLVDCDGTLRPSVRVTVDGERASLDDDCPPDAEVALFPAMRGGTR; encoded by the coding sequence ATGGAACTGACGGTGTACGGCCCACTCCGCGCCGCGACGGGCACAAAACGGGTCCGCGTCGACCCCGACGGCGGAACGGTCCGCGCGGTCGTCGAGGCGGTCGTCACTGCCTATCCCCGCGCCGAGTCCCACCTCGTCGATTGCGACGGTACGCTCCGCCCGAGCGTCCGCGTCACGGTGGACGGCGAGCGGGCGAGCCTCGACGACGACTGCCCGCCCGACGCCGAGGTGGCGCTGTTTCCGGCGATGCGTGGCGGGACGCGGTAG
- a CDS encoding HVO_2922 family protein: MAGQPVFEVYEDRGEEWRWRLVASNGNIVADSAEGYASKQGAKRGIRCVKRIAPDAEVEEE, encoded by the coding sequence ATGGCGGGCCAACCGGTCTTCGAAGTTTACGAGGACAGGGGCGAGGAGTGGCGGTGGCGACTCGTCGCGTCGAACGGCAACATCGTCGCCGACAGTGCCGAGGGCTACGCGTCGAAACAGGGGGCGAAACGCGGCATCCGGTGTGTCAAACGGATCGCCCCCGACGCCGAGGTAGAAGAGGAGTGA
- a CDS encoding metal-sulfur cluster assembly factor, which produces MAVDSRGGDGRVTEAAVRERLDRVTDPELDTSIVELEYIDEIRIDGDEVDVAMTLPTAWCSPAFAWMMTTDARDEVEALPDVDRARIDLREHMHEREINRGVNERLSFGEAFPDADGSVEPVRAELDEKARIARQHDATGALLDAGLDGGQIVALTRADLDLDLDGDDDARVWVRDGGLAVTVDADPLERYLEKAEATGLLDDDHPELFRTPEGEPIDPDQFETVRHRTRLAGVNMSGQGSVCDALHESRRAEDRPPLSMRSD; this is translated from the coding sequence ATGGCGGTGGATTCGCGGGGCGGTGACGGCAGAGTGACCGAAGCGGCGGTCCGAGAGCGACTCGACCGCGTCACCGACCCCGAACTCGACACCTCCATCGTCGAACTGGAGTACATCGACGAGATTCGGATCGACGGCGACGAGGTGGACGTCGCCATGACCCTCCCGACGGCGTGGTGTTCGCCCGCCTTCGCGTGGATGATGACGACCGACGCCCGCGACGAAGTGGAGGCGCTTCCGGACGTCGACCGCGCGCGGATCGACCTCCGCGAGCACATGCACGAACGGGAGATCAACCGCGGCGTCAACGAACGCCTCTCGTTCGGCGAGGCGTTTCCCGACGCCGACGGGAGCGTCGAACCCGTCCGCGCCGAACTCGACGAGAAGGCGCGGATCGCCCGCCAGCACGACGCCACCGGCGCACTCCTCGACGCCGGCCTCGACGGCGGACAGATCGTCGCTCTGACGCGCGCCGATCTCGATCTCGATCTCGACGGCGACGACGACGCCCGCGTCTGGGTCCGCGACGGCGGCCTCGCGGTGACCGTCGACGCCGACCCGCTGGAGCGGTATCTGGAGAAAGCCGAGGCGACCGGTCTCCTCGACGACGACCACCCCGAACTGTTCCGGACGCCGGAAGGGGAGCCGATCGATCCCGACCAGTTCGAGACGGTGCGCCACCGGACCCGGCTGGCCGGCGTCAACATGAGCGGGCAGGGATCGGTCTGTGACGCGCTCCACGAATCGCGCCGCGCCGAGGACCGCCCGCCGCTGTCGATGCGGTCGGACTAA
- a CDS encoding amidohydrolase family protein, with amino-acid sequence MYEYEGEDVFVIDSHLHLWDATEENIVHEGGEQFIQCFYDYHTAFTPEEKQWSLEEYRKYGADRMKQDLFGNAAVDMGIFQPTYLTDFYDEGFNTAEQNAELAEEYPERFVLNGTFDPRDGEEGLEYLEELNDKYDLQGVKLYTAEWRGDSKGWRLDSEESFKFLEKCAELGIRNIHPHKGPTIRPLNRDAFDVADVDDAATSFPELNFVVEHVGLPRLDDFCWIAAQEPNVYGGLAVAAPMAVHRPRKFGEIMGELLFWLGEDRLLFGSDYALWNPDWLVDVVMNAELTDEQRDEYGVELDLETKKKIMGENAAELYDIDIEAKKEEFESDDVTEEFGLADHYAGSSAAPADD; translated from the coding sequence ATGTACGAGTACGAGGGAGAGGACGTGTTCGTCATCGACTCGCATCTCCACCTCTGGGATGCGACCGAGGAGAACATCGTCCACGAGGGCGGCGAGCAGTTCATCCAGTGTTTCTACGACTACCACACGGCGTTCACGCCGGAGGAGAAACAGTGGTCGCTGGAGGAGTACCGCAAGTACGGTGCCGACCGGATGAAACAGGATCTGTTCGGCAACGCCGCGGTCGATATGGGTATCTTCCAACCAACCTACCTCACCGACTTCTACGACGAGGGGTTCAACACGGCCGAACAGAACGCCGAACTCGCCGAGGAGTATCCCGAACGGTTCGTCCTCAACGGCACCTTCGACCCGCGGGACGGTGAGGAGGGGCTCGAATACCTGGAGGAACTGAACGACAAGTACGACCTGCAGGGGGTCAAGCTCTACACGGCCGAGTGGCGCGGCGACTCGAAGGGATGGCGCCTCGACAGCGAGGAGTCCTTCAAATTCCTAGAGAAGTGCGCCGAACTCGGCATCCGGAACATCCACCCGCACAAGGGGCCGACGATCCGGCCGCTCAACCGCGACGCCTTCGACGTGGCGGACGTGGACGACGCCGCCACCTCGTTCCCCGAACTCAACTTCGTCGTCGAACACGTCGGCCTCCCCCGACTGGACGACTTCTGCTGGATCGCCGCTCAGGAGCCGAACGTCTACGGCGGCCTCGCCGTCGCGGCGCCGATGGCCGTCCACCGCCCCCGGAAGTTCGGCGAGATCATGGGCGAACTCCTCTTCTGGCTGGGCGAGGACCGCCTCCTCTTCGGCTCCGACTACGCGCTCTGGAACCCCGACTGGCTGGTCGACGTGGTGATGAACGCCGAACTGACCGACGAACAGCGGGACGAGTACGGCGTCGAACTCGATCTGGAGACGAAAAAGAAGATCATGGGCGAAAACGCCGCGGAGCTGTACGACATCGACATTGAGGCCAAAAAAGAGGAGTTCGAGTCCGACGACGTGACCGAGGAGTTCGGCCTCGCGGACCACTACGCCGGGTCGAGTGCGGCGCCGGCGGACGACTGA
- a CDS encoding NAD(P)-dependent alcohol dehydrogenase encodes MLAARLHAYTEEMSDALSIDDVDRPTADGPDDVIVEVEGAGWCQTDNHIIEGMWEEYAPQPLPMTLGHENAGTVVEVGENVDIVDVGDRVICHPHMTCGTCRPCRLGEDMYCENAQFPGLTTDGGFAEYLHTNERAVIPLPGGVDPADIAPHADAGITAYHAVKKAVAELNPGDHAVVIGVGGLGHIGLQCLDAMSAAEITALDLKAAARDLATDLGAHHAVDPSSVDVAAEIEAITDGAGAQQVIDFVGADVTTGYAPDIVAAGGDHHVVGYGGHIHEPSQALVNGEFAYRGTLVGRYAELQELVALVDRGDVELRTSRYDLDEINTVAERLEHGDIEGRAVIVPP; translated from the coding sequence ATGCTCGCGGCACGACTGCACGCGTACACGGAGGAGATGAGCGACGCGCTCTCCATCGACGACGTCGACCGGCCGACCGCCGACGGCCCCGACGACGTGATCGTCGAGGTGGAGGGCGCCGGATGGTGTCAGACCGACAACCACATCATCGAGGGGATGTGGGAGGAGTACGCCCCCCAGCCACTCCCGATGACGCTCGGCCACGAGAACGCCGGGACGGTCGTCGAGGTGGGCGAGAACGTCGACATCGTCGACGTGGGCGATCGGGTGATCTGTCACCCGCACATGACCTGTGGCACCTGTCGGCCCTGTCGGCTGGGCGAGGACATGTACTGCGAGAACGCCCAGTTCCCGGGGCTGACGACCGACGGGGGGTTCGCGGAGTATCTCCACACGAACGAGCGGGCGGTGATCCCGCTCCCCGGCGGCGTCGACCCCGCGGACATCGCGCCCCACGCCGACGCCGGCATCACCGCCTACCACGCGGTGAAGAAGGCGGTGGCCGAACTGAACCCCGGCGACCACGCCGTCGTCATCGGCGTCGGTGGCCTCGGTCACATCGGTCTCCAGTGTCTCGACGCCATGAGCGCCGCGGAGATCACCGCCCTCGACCTCAAGGCGGCGGCCCGTGACCTCGCGACGGACCTCGGCGCCCACCACGCCGTCGATCCGTCGAGCGTCGACGTGGCCGCCGAAATCGAGGCGATCACCGACGGCGCCGGCGCCCAGCAAGTCATCGACTTCGTCGGCGCCGACGTGACGACGGGCTACGCCCCCGACATCGTCGCCGCGGGCGGCGACCACCACGTCGTCGGCTACGGCGGCCACATCCACGAACCGTCGCAGGCGCTCGTCAACGGCGAGTTCGCGTACCGCGGGACGCTCGTGGGCCGGTACGCCGAACTGCAGGAACTCGTCGCCCTCGTCGACCGCGGCGACGTGGAGCTTCGGACCTCCCGCTACGACCTCGACGAGATCAACACCGTCGCCGAACGCCTCGAACACGGCGACATCGAGGGTCGGGCGGTCATCGTGCCGCCGTGA
- a CDS encoding ferritin-like domain-containing protein, with the protein MTSDRVVELLRKAYGDEIETVMNYQTNAIVLDGVRAEEIKESLQQDIQEELGHAEQLGQRLKQLDARPPGSADFVARQDSLQPPEDSTDVLSVIRGVLDAEEDAIETYRALIDAAEEADDPVTEDLAVTILADEEAHRTEFRGFEKEYRTE; encoded by the coding sequence ATGACCTCCGACCGTGTCGTCGAACTCCTGCGTAAGGCGTACGGCGACGAAATAGAGACCGTGATGAACTACCAGACGAACGCGATCGTTCTCGACGGCGTTCGGGCCGAGGAGATCAAGGAGAGCCTCCAGCAGGACATTCAGGAGGAACTGGGCCACGCCGAACAGCTCGGACAGCGCCTCAAACAACTGGACGCGCGCCCGCCGGGATCGGCCGACTTCGTCGCCCGACAGGACTCCCTCCAGCCGCCCGAGGACTCGACGGACGTGCTCTCGGTCATCCGCGGCGTCCTCGACGCGGAAGAGGACGCCATCGAGACGTACCGTGCACTCATCGATGCGGCCGAAGAGGCGGACGATCCGGTGACTGAGGACCTCGCAGTGACTATTCTCGCCGACGAAGAGGCCCACCGCACCGAATTCCGCGGATTCGAAAAGGAATACCGGACCGAGTAG
- a CDS encoding receiver/sensor box histidine kinase — MERVSARTSGTVIAVAGLVLAVVHLQSAVRLRASPRLLVVEAVVPLVLALIVAGIGGLLREERLGPAPFADRTLGWTVVGTVALVVAVGWLFADAAIRGQSVPGARRTVLNAATLGAVVGLVVGIYDARGQCQRRRAEQLTRINDTLRIATQEMVNATERDELEAVVCERLTDTGIYDGAWIGRYVPGDEFVRPSAWAGHDDKYFEPLEVAIDIDSQTEGGPGSEAIRTGDLQPIQNVFAEPSLEPWWDMLAEKGVESMAVVPLVGSEHAHGFLTIYANRANVFDTRECEALAELGESIGHAIDSMTARKQLGRRERELARQNERLDEFASVVSHDLRNPLNVAHGNLELARMDVDDDRLGRVADALDRMDELIDDLLTLARYGRTVDDVQPVDVRSVAERAWATTETEGAQLRFDDDPGTVEADESRLTQVFENLFRNSVEHSSTSSRAEPGDSVEHGSTGSRTESDDSVEHGSTNRRPAADEGVEFTRGGETDAAVTVTVGRTADGFYVEDDGPGIPESERDRVFEGGYTTADGGTGFGLNIVRTVAEAHGWTVAVTEGAAGGARFEFTTTGAEATRRER; from the coding sequence ATGGAGCGAGTGTCGGCACGGACGAGTGGTACGGTCATCGCCGTGGCCGGGCTCGTGCTCGCAGTCGTACATCTGCAGTCGGCCGTCCGGCTGCGGGCGTCTCCGCGGCTGCTCGTGGTCGAGGCGGTGGTCCCGCTGGTGTTGGCGCTGATCGTGGCCGGCATCGGCGGACTGCTCCGCGAGGAACGACTCGGCCCGGCGCCCTTCGCCGACCGGACGCTCGGCTGGACCGTGGTTGGAACGGTGGCGCTCGTCGTCGCCGTGGGCTGGCTGTTCGCCGACGCCGCGATCCGTGGCCAGTCGGTACCCGGGGCGAGGCGCACGGTGCTCAACGCCGCCACGCTCGGCGCCGTCGTCGGTCTCGTCGTCGGCATCTACGACGCCCGCGGGCAGTGCCAGCGCCGACGCGCCGAGCAGTTGACCCGCATCAACGACACGCTCCGCATCGCGACCCAGGAGATGGTAAACGCCACCGAACGGGACGAACTCGAAGCGGTGGTCTGTGAGCGACTGACCGATACCGGGATCTACGACGGCGCGTGGATCGGCCGCTACGTCCCCGGCGACGAGTTCGTCCGGCCGTCGGCGTGGGCAGGGCACGACGACAAGTACTTCGAGCCACTGGAGGTTGCCATCGACATCGACAGTCAGACCGAAGGGGGACCGGGCAGCGAGGCGATCCGAACGGGGGATCTCCAACCCATCCAGAACGTGTTCGCGGAGCCGAGCCTGGAGCCGTGGTGGGACATGCTGGCAGAGAAAGGCGTCGAGTCGATGGCGGTCGTCCCGCTCGTCGGGAGCGAGCACGCCCACGGGTTCCTGACCATCTACGCCAACCGCGCCAACGTGTTCGACACCCGGGAGTGTGAGGCGCTCGCCGAACTCGGCGAGAGCATCGGGCACGCCATCGACTCGATGACGGCCCGGAAGCAACTCGGCCGACGCGAACGGGAACTCGCCAGACAGAACGAGCGCCTCGACGAGTTCGCGAGCGTCGTCTCCCACGACCTGCGCAATCCCCTGAACGTCGCCCACGGCAACCTCGAACTCGCGCGGATGGACGTGGACGACGACCGTCTCGGCCGGGTGGCGGACGCGCTCGACCGCATGGACGAACTGATCGACGACCTGCTCACGCTGGCGCGGTACGGGCGGACCGTCGACGACGTCCAGCCCGTCGACGTCCGGTCGGTCGCCGAACGGGCGTGGGCGACGACCGAAACCGAGGGTGCCCAGCTCCGATTCGACGACGACCCGGGAACCGTCGAGGCCGACGAGAGTCGACTCACGCAGGTGTTCGAGAACCTGTTTCGGAACAGCGTGGAGCATAGCTCCACGAGTAGCCGGGCGGAGCCCGGCGACAGCGTCGAACACGGCTCCACTGGTAGCCGGACGGAGTCCGACGACAGCGTCGAGCATGGCTCGACGAACCGTCGGCCGGCCGCCGACGAAGGGGTGGAGTTCACTCGCGGCGGGGAGACGGACGCCGCCGTGACCGTCACCGTCGGGCGCACCGCGGACGGGTTCTACGTCGAAGACGACGGTCCCGGCATCCCCGAATCGGAGCGCGACCGGGTGTTCGAAGGGGGATACACCACCGCCGACGGCGGGACGGGGTTCGGCCTCAACATCGTCCGGACCGTCGCGGAGGCACACGGCTGGACCGTGGCCGTGACCGAGGGAGCGGCCGGCGGCGCGCGATTCGAGTTCACCACCACCGGCGCCGAGGCGACGAGGCGGGAGCGCTGA
- a CDS encoding L-aspartate oxidase — MTESSRPPSDDSRSVDYETHAVDVLIVGAGAAGARTAIQLVDRGVDPADILVVGKRRHGDAHTTWARGGINGALGTHDPEDGWAVHAADTLNEGHHLNDPAKVEAVTRRMPGLLRELDAWGMPFSRTDEGDIDQRYFGAQSFRRTAFAGDHTGESLLETLVERAQSLSIPYRENVFVSKLLTDEGRIVGAAATDLDTGDFLLFEADTVVLAAGGYTSLYRRHSSRDDENTGDGPALAYDAGARLMDMEFVQFHPTGMVGARYGDEWDGRLVTEAVRGEGGHLYNAQGDRFMERYSPDQMELDARDVVARAIDAELAAGRGTEYGGVYLDISHRDPAFIRERLPRMDERFADLGVDLATEPVEVAPTAHYGMGGVVVDDDGETDIEGLYAVGETMAGVHGANRLGGNSLAETIAYGQVAGDAIAARLAEGNDADADATLHTAARRHFADLATLAGSDGSTPPETLLDDLREILWDHAGIHRDEAGLVAGLDALTALRGRAIDLDVGDRTSRSFEFALNLQFGLLVAEAVLRSAHERTESRGAHHRPDYPDTDPDWRRNVVVERGTLGAMALSTTPVDEPSAAVRDALDAGYELDYHQLE, encoded by the coding sequence ATGACCGAATCCTCCCGACCGCCGAGCGACGACTCGCGTTCGGTCGACTACGAAACCCACGCCGTCGACGTCCTGATCGTCGGCGCCGGCGCGGCCGGCGCCCGGACGGCCATCCAACTGGTCGATCGCGGCGTCGATCCCGCCGATATCCTCGTCGTCGGCAAGCGGCGCCACGGCGACGCCCACACGACGTGGGCGCGCGGCGGCATCAACGGCGCCCTCGGGACCCACGACCCCGAGGACGGTTGGGCCGTCCACGCCGCCGACACGCTGAACGAGGGCCACCACCTCAACGACCCCGCGAAGGTGGAGGCGGTGACCCGGCGGATGCCCGGCCTCCTCCGCGAACTCGACGCGTGGGGGATGCCGTTCAGCCGGACCGACGAGGGCGACATCGACCAGCGCTACTTCGGCGCGCAGTCGTTCCGCCGGACCGCCTTCGCCGGCGACCACACCGGCGAGTCGCTGCTGGAGACGCTCGTCGAGCGGGCGCAGTCGCTGTCGATCCCCTACCGCGAGAACGTCTTCGTCTCGAAACTGCTCACCGACGAGGGACGAATCGTCGGCGCCGCCGCCACCGACCTCGACACCGGCGACTTCCTGCTGTTCGAGGCCGACACCGTCGTCCTCGCGGCGGGCGGGTACACGAGCCTCTACCGTCGCCACTCCTCGCGCGACGACGAGAACACGGGCGACGGGCCGGCGCTCGCCTACGACGCCGGCGCCCGCCTGATGGACATGGAGTTCGTCCAGTTCCACCCGACCGGCATGGTCGGCGCCCGCTACGGCGACGAGTGGGACGGCCGCCTCGTCACCGAGGCCGTCCGCGGCGAGGGCGGCCACCTCTACAACGCGCAGGGGGACCGGTTCATGGAGCGGTACTCGCCCGACCAGATGGAACTCGACGCCCGCGACGTGGTGGCCCGCGCCATCGACGCCGAACTCGCGGCCGGCCGCGGCACCGAGTACGGCGGCGTCTACCTCGACATCTCCCATCGCGACCCCGCGTTCATCCGCGAGCGCCTCCCCCGGATGGACGAACGGTTCGCGGACCTCGGCGTCGACCTGGCGACCGAACCGGTCGAAGTCGCACCCACCGCCCACTACGGCATGGGCGGGGTCGTCGTCGACGACGACGGCGAGACGGACATCGAGGGCCTCTACGCCGTCGGCGAGACGATGGCGGGCGTCCACGGGGCGAACCGCCTCGGCGGCAACTCGCTGGCCGAGACCATCGCCTACGGACAGGTGGCGGGCGATGCCATCGCGGCGCGGCTGGCCGAGGGAAACGATGCCGACGCCGATGCGACGCTCCACACCGCCGCCCGCCGCCACTTCGCCGACCTCGCCACCCTCGCCGGGAGCGACGGCTCGACGCCTCCCGAGACCCTGCTCGACGACCTCCGAGAGATCCTCTGGGATCACGCCGGCATCCACCGCGACGAGGCGGGCCTCGTCGCCGGCCTCGACGCCCTCACCGCGCTCCGCGGGCGGGCGATAGACCTCGACGTGGGCGACCGGACGAGCCGCTCGTTCGAGTTCGCGCTGAACCTCCAGTTCGGACTGCTCGTCGCCGAGGCGGTCCTCCGGAGCGCCCACGAGCGCACCGAATCGCGCGGTGCCCACCACCGCCCCGACTACCCCGACACCGACCCCGACTGGCGGCGAAACGTCGTCGTCGAACGGGGGACTCTCGGGGCGATGGCGCTCTCGACGACGCCCGTCGACGAGCCGAGCGCGGCGGTTCGAGACGCACTGGACGCCGGCTACGAACTCGACTACCACCAGCTGGAGTGA
- a CDS encoding winged helix-turn-helix domain-containing protein codes for MTDPSVADDPDLSTLVGLLDDEHVRTILAATSAEPLSAAALSERCGVSTSAVYRRVDRLVDADLLDERTRPRSDGHHDTVYVAAIERFELVVDDGDIDWTVDRTETDVADELTRLWGEF; via the coding sequence ATGACCGATCCATCCGTGGCGGACGACCCCGACCTCTCCACGCTCGTCGGCCTGCTGGACGACGAGCACGTCCGGACCATCCTCGCGGCGACGAGCGCGGAGCCGCTGTCGGCGGCGGCACTGAGCGAGCGCTGTGGCGTCTCCACCTCCGCCGTCTACCGCCGGGTCGACCGCCTCGTCGACGCCGACCTGCTCGACGAGCGGACGCGCCCGCGGAGCGACGGCCACCACGACACCGTCTACGTGGCCGCCATCGAGCGCTTCGAACTCGTCGTCGACGACGGCGACATCGACTGGACCGTCGACCGAACCGAGACGGACGTGGCCGACGAACTCACGCGCCTCTGGGGGGAGTTCTGA
- a CDS encoding DUF7521 family protein: MVAAAPLVDLLAGVAATGSALVGLYIGYQAYRGLRRNDEPAMRYLAAGMIVLFGVTYLLAVVGQGLIAFHVVTLGFQDVFRLLVRILQLAGLVLIAYSLHLAAGSRVSEG; encoded by the coding sequence ATGGTGGCCGCCGCCCCACTCGTCGACCTGCTCGCGGGCGTCGCGGCGACCGGGTCCGCCCTCGTCGGCCTTTACATCGGCTATCAGGCCTACCGCGGCCTCCGCCGCAACGACGAGCCCGCGATGCGGTATCTCGCCGCCGGCATGATCGTCCTCTTCGGCGTGACCTACCTGCTCGCGGTCGTCGGGCAGGGACTGATCGCCTTCCACGTCGTCACCCTCGGGTTTCAGGACGTGTTCCGGCTCCTCGTTCGCATCCTCCAACTCGCCGGACTGGTACTCATCGCCTACTCGCTCCACCTCGCGGCCGGCAGCCGCGTCTCGGAGGGTTAA